One Rhodoferax ferrireducens T118 DNA segment encodes these proteins:
- the xseB gene encoding exodeoxyribonuclease VII small subunit, with protein sequence MASTPKTVSTTPASFEAAQEELEQLVARLESGDLPLDQLLSQYQRGAELLKFCRDRLEAVESQIKVLDQGTLKTWTPE encoded by the coding sequence ATGGCTTCGACTCCCAAAACCGTTTCTACCACCCCGGCCAGTTTTGAGGCTGCTCAGGAAGAACTGGAGCAACTGGTGGCCCGGCTGGAGTCGGGCGATTTGCCGCTGGACCAGCTTTTGAGTCAGTACCAGCGCGGGGCCGAATTGCTTAAATTCTGCCGTGACCGGCTGGAAGCGGTCGAAAGCCAGATCAAGGTACTCGATCAGGGGACGCTTAAAACATGGACACCCGAGTGA